A genomic region of Candidatus Ryanbacteria bacterium CG10_big_fil_rev_8_21_14_0_10_43_42 contains the following coding sequences:
- a CDS encoding hydroxyacid dehydrogenase, producing the protein MPRLLFLYMARLRYTYPRGNMLLNNTITMKIAFFGLEEWEKEYIKERPIDGADYMFISDPIDPDHMPEDKSFDVACPFVNAKMDASVIEQLPNLKLIATRSTGFDHIDLDAAKARNIQVANVPSYGEHTVAEYAFALLLTLSRNVYQSYHQLRDAGTFDRKTQRGFDLAGKTIGVVGTGRIGRNVVSIAKGFNMKVHAFDVHPDETFAKEMDITYIALDELFSTSDIITLHVPYLESTHHLVNKEAFAKMKDGVYLVNDSRGAVVDTPALLEALHSGKVAGAALDVLEEEGPLYDEMHFLVEGHPDQEKMYTTLANHALINMPNVIVTPHNAFNTWEGLMRILDTTLGNIETYKNGSPTNIVS; encoded by the coding sequence TACTTATCCGAGGGGAAACATGTTACTAAATAATACAATAACTATGAAAATTGCATTTTTTGGACTTGAGGAATGGGAGAAAGAATACATTAAAGAGCGTCCGATTGACGGTGCGGATTATATGTTTATATCTGATCCTATCGATCCGGACCATATGCCGGAAGATAAAAGTTTTGATGTGGCGTGCCCCTTTGTAAATGCGAAAATGGATGCGTCCGTCATTGAACAGCTGCCGAACTTGAAACTTATTGCAACGCGTTCAACAGGGTTTGATCATATTGATTTGGATGCCGCAAAAGCCCGAAATATTCAAGTGGCGAACGTGCCTTCATACGGAGAACATACGGTGGCGGAATACGCATTCGCTCTACTGCTTACGTTATCGCGAAATGTATACCAGAGCTATCACCAACTCCGAGACGCCGGTACATTTGATCGGAAAACACAACGTGGATTTGATCTTGCCGGAAAAACAATTGGCGTGGTAGGAACGGGACGCATTGGCAGGAACGTAGTGAGTATTGCAAAGGGATTCAATATGAAGGTACATGCATTTGATGTGCATCCCGATGAAACGTTTGCAAAAGAAATGGATATTACGTACATAGCGCTGGACGAGTTGTTTTCTACGAGCGACATTATCACACTTCACGTTCCGTATCTCGAATCTACGCACCATTTGGTAAACAAAGAAGCCTTCGCAAAAATGAAAGACGGCGTGTATCTTGTTAATGATTCCCGAGGTGCCGTGGTCGATACACCGGCATTGTTGGAAGCGCTTCATTCCGGAAAGGTGGCGGGTGCCGCACTTGACGTACTGGAAGAAGAAGGACCACTCTATGATGAAATGCATTTTTTAGTGGAAGGACATCCGGATCAGGAAAAAATGTACACAACACTCGCAAACCATGCGCTTATCAACATGCCGAACGTCATTGTAACGCCGCATAATGCATTTAATACCTGGGAGGGTCTTATGCGTATTCTGGATACCACCCTAGGAAACATAGAAACATATAAGAATGGATCCCCGACTAACATCGTCTCCTAA